A single genomic interval of Trichosurus vulpecula isolate mTriVul1 chromosome 6, mTriVul1.pri, whole genome shotgun sequence harbors:
- the ADAM33 gene encoding disintegrin and metalloproteinase domain-containing protein 33: MGWGSDGALGSPGPGTARWPPGLRLLLLLLPLGAGTRVREPRGLPFGEPVTPHWVLGSRSRREISTEETIRSPDEALLSVRAEGKELLLSLKKNRWLLAQGYTETHYGPDGQPVTVAPNHTDHCYYHGHVQGFPDSWVALSSCSGISGLIVLSPNSSYYVQPPRTPASGPPGPHRLFRTEHLPSENGTCGHALAGTLGLARILRRHRAPRVRRDSRRALKYLELFIVADHALYLRQQRDLGRTKQRLLEIANYVDKFYRSLNIKVALTGLEVWTERDQSRVTGDANATLWAFLQWRRGLRARRPHDTAQLLTGRTFQGTTIGMAPLEGMCSAENSGGVSADHSELPIGAAATMAHEIGHSFGMSHDADGCCEEALPEEGGCVMAAATGHPFPRVFSACSRQQLQHFFQKGGGMCLFNPPDPRLLVLGGRCGNGFLEDGEECDCGDIEECTDPCCHAHNCTLREGAQCAQGDCCAHCSLKPAGTLCREEAGDCDLPEFCTGASPHCPANVYLLDGSPCAGGTAYCRDGMCPTHEGQCQQLWGPGAHPAPDACFQDVNSAGDPYGNCGQDSEGHYVPCDRRDAKCGKLQCQSGADKPRGPHTVSMETTIRLGGREVTCRGAFMYRVPRADSSADLPDPGLVLPGTKCGDGMVCHDRRCQNASFPDLQRCLDTCHGHGVCNSNRNCHCDPDWAPPTCEKPGLGGSVDSGPVQYDNHDATLLALLLVFMLLLLPSAGLALYYYRFPNSLLHQGLQGLRKGQENCRYRTRVTRSSRSGAQSGLTLQNLPQRQPNRPAPGGIRGPLSPKPGPSQPVNVVRPLRPSPSKPRDSRPARPPPPLSHSPRPAFPRRDPGDRGNREDGTRRLLPPKRPLPVSPARGPKTQLKKDPPSRPLPGDPVLVKQPPRGSSLLVMVPPSPARNPRPSPGRGSLTFKK, translated from the exons ATCAGAAGTCCAGATGAGGCCCTGTTGTCAGTTAGGGCTGAAGGCAAGGAACTTCTCCTCTCCCTGAAGAAAAACCG CTGGCTGCTGGCTCAGGGTTACACAGAAACCCACTATGGTCCGGATGGGCAGCCGGTGACCGTGGCCCCCAACCATACG GATCACTGCTACTACCATGGCCACGTGCAGGGATTCCCGGACTCCTGGGTTGCCCTCAGCTCCTGCTCCGGGATCAG CGGGCTGATAGTACTCAGCCCCAACAGCAGCTACTACGTGCAGCCTCCACGGACTCCAGCGTCCGGACCGCCTGGCCCGCACCGCCTCTTTCGGACGGAGCACCTGCCCAGCGAGAATGGGACCTGTGGCCACGCGCTAGCTGGGACCTTAGGTCTGGCACGCATTCTCCGCCGACATCGGGCACCCAGG gTGAGACGCGACTCGAGGCGGGCCCTGAAGTACCTGGAGTTATTCATTGTGGCAGACCACGCTTTG TACCTGAGGCAGCAGAGAGATCTGGGTCGCACCAAGCAGCGACTTCTCGAGATAGCCAACTACGTAGACAAG TTTTACAGGTCTCTCAACATCAAGGTGGCACTGACCGGCCTGGAGGTGTGGACAGAAAGAGACCAGAGTCGAGTCACAGGAGATGCCAACGCCACTCTCTGGGCCTTCCTGCAGTGGCGCCGGGGGCTGCGGGCCCGGCGGCCCCACGACACAGCCCAGCTCCTCAC GGGCCGAACTTTTCAGGGCACTACCATTGGCATGGCACCCTTGGAGGGCATGTGTAGTGCGGAGAACTCCGGGGGAGTGAGTGCG GACCACTCAGAGTTGCCCATTGGTGCAGCAGCCACCATGGCCCATGAGATTGGCCACAGCTTCGGGATGAGCCATGATGCGGATGGTTGCTGTGAAGAGGCCTTGCCTGAGGAGGGGGGTTGTGTGATGGCAGCAGCCACTGG ACATCCGTTTCCCCGCGTGTTCAGTGCCTGTAGCCGCCAGCAGCTGCAACACTTCTTCCAAAAGGGAGGGGGAATGTGCCTCTTCAACCCTCCTGACCCTCGGTTGCTGGTGTTGGGAGGCCGTTGTGGGAACGGCTTCTTGGAAGACGGGGAGGAGTGCGATTGTGGGGACATTGAG GAGTGCACTGACCCTTGCTGTCATGCCCACAACTGCACACTTCGGGAGGGAGCCCAGTGTGCCCAGGGGGACTGTTGTGCCCATTGCTCG CTGAAGCCAGCTGGGACATTGTGCCGAGAAGAAGCTGGGGACTGTGACCTGCCCGAGTTCTGCACTGGAGCCTCTCCTCACTGTCCAGCCAATGTCTACCTCCTTGATGGCTCCCCGTGTGCCGGGGGCACTGCCTACTGCCGAGATGGCATGTGTCCCACCCATGAGGGGCAGTGCCAACAGCTCTGGGGGCCTG GTGCCCACCCAGCCCCTGATGCCTGTTTCCAGGATGTGAACTCAGCTGGGGATCCCTATGGGAACTGCGGTCAGGACAGCGAAGGTCACTATGTCCCGTGTGATCGGAG GGATGCCAAGTGTGGGAAGCTTCAGTGCCAGAGTGGGGCAGATAAGCCCCGGGGGCCACACACTGTTTCCATGGAGACCACCATCCGTCTGGGTGGCAGAGAGGTGACCTGCCGAGGAGCCTTCATGTACCGTGTACCCCGAGCTGACTCCTCCGCTGACTTGCCAGACCCTGGTCTTGTGCTGCCTGGTACTAAGTGTGGAGATGGCATG GTGTGTCATGATCGAAGATGCCAGAATGCCTCCTTCCCTGACCTTCAGAGGTGCCTGGACACATGTCATGGCCATGGG GTCTGTAACAGTAACAGGAACTGCCACTGTGACCCAGACTGGGCCCCCCCAACCTGTGAGAAGCCAGGGCTGGGGGGCAGTGTGGATAGTGGTCCCGTGCAGTATGACA acCACGATGCCACTCTGCTGGCCCTGCTTCTTGTATTCATGCTATTACTGCTTCCCAGTGCTGGGCTGGCTCTCTACTACTACCGTTTCCCAAACTCCCTGCTGCACCAGGGCCTTCAAGGGCTGAGGAAGGGACAAGAGAACTGCCG GTACCGAACAAGGGTCACCAGAAGTTCCAGGAGTGGGGCCCAATCGGGCTTAACTCTGCAGAACCTACCCCAACGTCAGCCTAATCGTCCTGCCCCAGGG GGAATAAGGGGGCCTCTCTCTCCGAAACCCGGACCCTCCCAGCCAGTCAACGTGGTTCGGCCCCTGCGCCCTAGCCCTTCTAAACCCCGAGACTCCCGACCGGCACGCCCACCACCTCCCCTGAGTCACTCCCCGCGGCCTGCCTTCCCCCGAAGGGACCCAGGGGATCGAGGGAACCGAGAAGATGGAACCCGCCGCCTGTTGCCCCCCAAGAGACCCCTTCCTGTCAGCCCGGCCCGGGGCCCTAAG ACCCAGCTGAAGAAGGATCCCCCGAGCCGGCCCCTGCCTGGGGACCCGGTCCTGGTCAAACAGCCTCCGAGAGGTTCTAGCCTCCTGGTCATGGTGCCGCCCAGTCCCGCTCGGAACCCCCG GCCTAGCCCCGGAAGAGGCTCCCTAACTTTTAAGAAATGA